The Sparus aurata chromosome 14, fSpaAur1.1, whole genome shotgun sequence region ACTGTTGTGGAACATATTATACACTCTTTTCTGTTGATGTTCGGATAaatatttggttaggtttaggtggcaaaactacttgtttaggcgtaagtaataaaaaatacttGCATATAGCCTTGGTGTGGCGATATGGTCTTACCTGAGCGATTGCGTTCTAGTACCCTGCTCCCTTTGTGGTGGCACAGGTCACCTTGAGTGCTGTTACAGGTAGTGTTGAGATCAGCTTTGCAGTAGGTGGGGGACCCTCCCTGCACCATCTGAGGGatgtgtttcttcctcttcttgggCAGCTTCTGCTTGGCCATGGCCAGAGAGTAGTACATCCCAAAGTTATTGACAATAACAGGCACAGGCATGGCTATCGTCAGCACACCAGCCAAGGCGCACAATGCGCCCACGACCATGCCTGACCAGGTCTCTGGATACATGTCGCCATAGCCCAATGTTGTCATGGTTACTACAGCCCACCAGAAGCCAATGGGGATGTTCTTGAACTTGGTGTGGACACTGGCAGTTGGGTCATTGGGCTTAGCGCCGATTCGTTCGGCGTAGTAGATCATGGTTGCAAAAATTAACACTCCCAATGCCAGAAagatgatgagcagcaggaatTCATTGGTGCTAGCCCGTAATGTGTGGCCAAGCACCCTTAGCCCCACAAAATGACGTGTTAGCTTGAAGATACGCAGGATACGAACAAAGCGCACCACCCTGAGGAAACCCAACACATCCTTGGCAGCCTTTGAAGAAAGGCCACTGAGCCCTACCTCCAAGTAGAAGGGCAGGATAGCCACAAAGTCGATGATGTTGAGTACACTCTTAACAAACTCCAACTTGACCGGGCAGAAGGTCACACGCACCAGGAACTCGATGGTGAACCAGAAGACACAAACACCCTCCACATAGGTGAGCGCAGGGTCAGTTTCGATCTCATACTGCGGGCCTGAGTCCGGCACGCTGCTATTCCGCATGAGCTCAGTCTTGTTGATGATGGTGTTGAAAGCCTCATGAGTCTCCAAGCAGAAGGTGGTGATGGAGACAAGGATGAAGAACAAAGACGCAAAGGCAATAAActagaagagaaaaaaacagaaaaaacacatgttaCATGTCTTATTTTTTGGACCTTGATGTTCTATACACCGGCTCAGGATACATGCACCGAGATCAATCCCTTCATTTACTCTTGCGGCAGAGACTGAACTCAGACAAGTTTAATTAACTTGCATCAATTTGAATGGACTCCAGAGAGAGTAGCAATCTATTAACAAGagcaacaaataaacacacactcccCCCTTGCTCCTGGTGGGAATATAGCATGGGAAGGCAGCTGCAGTCAGATTTAATTTAATGCTGCTGGTATGTTGGGCAGTTGGCAGTAAAGCAAGTAGGAAAATGGTTAGTTCAACCTAGCGTAGGGTAAGACTTCAGTGGGGAATTTGGAGAAGGTGCTTATTTTTGTGTGTCGTATTCATTTTGCGCTTTAGCAAtcttttttgcatttgtgtaAATCTCTTATGACACATCATGCAAATAAAACATGCATTTAAGAACTGGCTTTAGCAATGCTAACATGAAGGACTGCATACATGTAGTTCAGTGTTTTTACCTTTTAGGCCCCCATCGAGTCAAGAACTTTTTCCTTATTTCTACACAGTgaatttaaagtaaaataagTGGTAGAAGTAATAAAGAAGTAAAGAGCAATGATTCAGACTGATCCCATACAACCAAAACCACCAAAATAACCCTAATTAAGACTTGGACCacccaaaagaaaaataatataaataaataaataaataaaaagttaaaacaacaGGCTGCAGGGTCGAAATATGTCAAGTGTCTATGGACGAATGAATGAGGCTGATGTTTGCCTCAATGTTTAACTGGCCAATAGTGCAAACCTTTCATTTCAAATACTGGCTAAACAGCTTGCTTGCTGTGCCTATGGCTTGGCATTTCATTATGaacttaaaatgtaatatcatCTCATGTTAGCTAACTCTGGCATTTTGACACCAATGTAGAGTTTATTATTGAACTTTAACAATTTGATAGTCTTTTAAGTAACTGTGGTGGTTTACCATATTTTCTCAAATAGTGGCAGAGGCAGAAGTAGGATTTAAcatcttccttcctttttttggcacattGATCCTGTCTTTCATATATTCTGGTACAGTATTGTGTGGGTCTGTGGTACAGAGGAAGCGAtggtctgctgttgttgttgagtgtgtgtgggtctgaCTTGCTGGCAGTTCCTTCTGTAGAATGTTTCTGTCAATCTATAATGGTTTCTTAACCTTTCCTCACAAATGATAAAGTTCTTATAAAGGATACGGTGAGAAGTCTTAACTCACTCTCAGTAAACACT contains the following coding sequences:
- the kcnc2 gene encoding voltage-gated potassium channel KCNC2 isoform X4, with product MGKFDDNERIILNVGGTRHETYKTTLKTLPGTRLALLASDSDIDSVLDQLQQVPGFIEYNARTNEYFFDRHPGVFAYVLNYYRTGKLHCPADVCGPLFEEELSFWGIDETDVEPCCWMTYRQHRDAEEALDVFELNVDNGDEDDEIGKRLGIEDVAADGNVSLWRKWQPVIWNLFEDPYSSRAARFIAFASLFFILVSITTFCLETHEAFNTIINKTELMRNSSVPDSGPQYEIETDPALTYVEGVCVFWFTIEFLVRVTFCPVKLEFVKSVLNIIDFVAILPFYLEVGLSGLSSKAAKDVLGFLRVVRFVRILRIFKLTRHFVGLRVLGHTLRASTNEFLLLIIFLALGVLIFATMIYYAERIGAKPNDPTASVHTKFKNIPIGFWWAVVTMTTLGYGDMYPETWSGMVVGALCALAGVLTIAMPVPVIVNNFGMYYSLAMAKQKLPKKRKKHIPQMVQGGSPTYCKADLNTTCNSTQGDLCHHKGSRVLERNRSVLSADCSGGSDLTMSPEERVPMRRSSTREQDRRSGGTCFLLAASDYSCPTDGGLRKTVTGTPTSLEGGRLFVQP
- the kcnc2 gene encoding voltage-gated potassium channel KCNC2 isoform X3 gives rise to the protein MGKFDDNERIILNVGGTRHETYKTTLKTLPGTRLALLASDSDIDSVLDQLQQVPGFIEYNARTNEYFFDRHPGVFAYVLNYYRTGKLHCPADVCGPLFEEELSFWGIDETDVEPCCWMTYRQHRDAEEALDVFELNVDNGDEDDEIGKRLGIEDVAADGNVSLWRKWQPVIWNLFEDPYSSRAARFIAFASLFFILVSITTFCLETHEAFNTIINKTELMRNSSVPDSGPQYEIETDPALTYVEGVCVFWFTIEFLVRVTFCPVKLEFVKSVLNIIDFVAILPFYLEVGLSGLSSKAAKDVLGFLRVVRFVRILRIFKLTRHFVGLRVLGHTLRASTNEFLLLIIFLALGVLIFATMIYYAERIGAKPNDPTASVHTKFKNIPIGFWWAVVTMTTLGYGDMYPETWSGMVVGALCALAGVLTIAMPVPVIVNNFGMYYSLAMAKQKLPKKRKKHIPQMVQGGSPTYCKADLNTTCNSTQGDLCHHKGSRVLERNRSVLSADCSGGSDLTMSPEERVPMRRSSTREQDRRSGGTCFLLAASDYSCPTDGGLRKTDNCKEVVFTGFTQAESSVLS
- the kcnc2 gene encoding voltage-gated potassium channel KCNC2 isoform X5; protein product: MGKFDDNERIILNVGGTRHETYKTTLKTLPGTRLALLASDSDIDSVLDQLQQVPGFIEYNARTNEYFFDRHPGVFAYVLNYYRTGKLHCPADVCGPLFEEELSFWGIDETDVEPCCWMTYRQHRDAEEALDVFELNVDNGDEDDEIGKRLGIEDVAADGNVSLWRKWQPVIWNLFEDPYSSRAARFIAFASLFFILVSITTFCLETHEAFNTIINKTELMRNSSVPDSGPQYEIETDPALTYVEGVCVFWFTIEFLVRVTFCPVKLEFVKSVLNIIDFVAILPFYLEVGLSGLSSKAAKDVLGFLRVVRFVRILRIFKLTRHFVGLRVLGHTLRASTNEFLLLIIFLALGVLIFATMIYYAERIGAKPNDPTASVHTKFKNIPIGFWWAVVTMTTLGYGDMYPETWSGMVVGALCALAGVLTIAMPVPVIVNNFGMYYSLAMAKQKLPKKRKKHIPQMVQGGSPTYCKADLNTTCNSTQGDLCHHKGSRVLERNRSVLSADCSGGSDLTMSPEERVPMRRSSTREQDRRSGGTCFLLAASDYSCPTDDNCKEVVFTGFTQAESSVLS
- the kcnc2 gene encoding voltage-gated potassium channel KCNC2 isoform X7, translating into MGKFDDNERIILNVGGTRHETYKTTLKTLPGTRLALLASDSDIDSVLDQLQQVPGFIEYNARTNEYFFDRHPGVFAYVLNYYRTGKLHCPADVCGPLFEEELSFWGIDETDVEPCCWMTYRQHRDAEEALDVFELNVDNGDEDDEIGKRLGIEDVAADGNVSLWRKWQPVIWNLFEDPYSSRAARFIAFASLFFILVSITTFCLETHEAFNTIINKTELMRNSSVPDSGPQYEIETDPALTYVEGVCVFWFTIEFLVRVTFCPVKLEFVKSVLNIIDFVAILPFYLEVGLSGLSSKAAKDVLGFLRVVRFVRILRIFKLTRHFVGLRVLGHTLRASTNEFLLLIIFLALGVLIFATMIYYAERIGAKPNDPTASVHTKFKNIPIGFWWAVVTMTTLGYGDMYPETWSGMVVGALCALAGVLTIAMPVPVIVNNFGMYYSLAMAKQKLPKKRKKHIPQMVQGGSPTYCKADLNTTCNSTQGDLCHHKGSRVLERNRSVLSADCSGGSDLTMSPEERVPMRRSSTREQDRRSGGTCFLLAASDYSCPTDGGLRKTGYEKSRSLNNIAGLAGNALRLSPVSSPYDNCKEVVFTGFTQAESSVLS
- the kcnc2 gene encoding voltage-gated potassium channel KCNC2 isoform X2; the protein is MGKFDDNERIILNVGGTRHETYKTTLKTLPGTRLALLASDSDIDSVLDQLQQVPGFIEYNARTNEYFFDRHPGVFAYVLNYYRTGKLHCPADVCGPLFEEELSFWGIDETDVEPCCWMTYRQHRDAEEALDVFELNVDNGDEDDEIGKRLGIEDVAADGNVSLWRKWQPVIWNLFEDPYSSRAARFIAFASLFFILVSITTFCLETHEAFNTIINKTELMRNSSVPDSGPQYEIETDPALTYVEGVCVFWFTIEFLVRVTFCPVKLEFVKSVLNIIDFVAILPFYLEVGLSGLSSKAAKDVLGFLRVVRFVRILRIFKLTRHFVGLRVLGHTLRASTNEFLLLIIFLALGVLIFATMIYYAERIGAKPNDPTASVHTKFKNIPIGFWWAVVTMTTLGYGDMYPETWSGMVVGALCALAGVLTIAMPVPVIVNNFGMYYSLAMAKQKLPKKRKKHIPQMVQGGSPTYCKADLNTTCNSTQGDLCHHKGSRVLERNRSVLSADCSGGSDLTMSPEERVPMRRSSTREQDRRSGGTCFLLAASDYSCPTDGYEKSRSLNNIAGLAGNALRLSPVSSPYGSPCPLRRSRSPIPSIL
- the kcnc2 gene encoding voltage-gated potassium channel KCNC2 isoform X6; its protein translation is MGKFDDNERIILNVGGTRHETYKTTLKTLPGTRLALLASDSDIDSVLDQLQQVPGFIEYNARTNEYFFDRHPGVFAYVLNYYRTGKLHCPADVCGPLFEEELSFWGIDETDVEPCCWMTYRQHRDAEEALDVFELNVDNGDEDDEIGKRLGIEDVAADGNVSLWRKWQPVIWNLFEDPYSSRAARFIAFASLFFILVSITTFCLETHEAFNTIINKTELMRNSSVPDSGPQYEIETDPALTYVEGVCVFWFTIEFLVRVTFCPVKLEFVKSVLNIIDFVAILPFYLEVGLSGLSSKAAKDVLGFLRVVRFVRILRIFKLTRHFVGLRVLGHTLRASTNEFLLLIIFLALGVLIFATMIYYAERIGAKPNDPTASVHTKFKNIPIGFWWAVVTMTTLGYGDMYPETWSGMVVGALCALAGVLTIAMPVPVIVNNFGMYYSLAMAKQKLPKKRKKHIPQMVQGGSPTYCKADLNTTCNSTQGDLCHHKGSRVLERNRSVLSADCSGGSDLTMSPEERVPMRRSSTREQDRRSGGTCFLLAASDYSCPTDGGLRKTDKSFPI
- the kcnc2 gene encoding voltage-gated potassium channel KCNC2 isoform X1 — protein: MGKFDDNERIILNVGGTRHETYKTTLKTLPGTRLALLASDSDIDSVLDQLQQVPGFIEYNARTNEYFFDRHPGVFAYVLNYYRTGKLHCPADVCGPLFEEELSFWGIDETDVEPCCWMTYRQHRDAEEALDVFELNVDNGDEDDEIGKRLGIEDVAADGNVSLWRKWQPVIWNLFEDPYSSRAARFIAFASLFFILVSITTFCLETHEAFNTIINKTELMRNSSVPDSGPQYEIETDPALTYVEGVCVFWFTIEFLVRVTFCPVKLEFVKSVLNIIDFVAILPFYLEVGLSGLSSKAAKDVLGFLRVVRFVRILRIFKLTRHFVGLRVLGHTLRASTNEFLLLIIFLALGVLIFATMIYYAERIGAKPNDPTASVHTKFKNIPIGFWWAVVTMTTLGYGDMYPETWSGMVVGALCALAGVLTIAMPVPVIVNNFGMYYSLAMAKQKLPKKRKKHIPQMVQGGSPTYCKADLNTTCNSTQGDLCHHKGSRVLERNRSVLSADCSGGSDLTMSPEERVPMRRSSTREQDRRSGGTCFLLAASDYSCPTDGGLRKTGYEKSRSLNNIAGLAGNALRLSPVSSPYGSPCPLRRSRSPIPSIL